From one Streptococcus oralis genomic stretch:
- the msrB gene encoding peptide-methionine (R)-S-oxide reductase MsrB codes for MNDKVKLFVLAGVILLVLTGFYFLLMRNAGQTDSSQIEKASVSQGGKTVKKTEVSKDADLHEIYLAGGCFWGVEEYFSRVPGVTDAVSGYANGRGETTKYELINQTGHAETVHVTYDANQISLKEILLHYFRIINPTSKNKQGNDVGTQYRTGVYYTDEKDLEVINQVFDEVAKKYDQPLAVEKENLKNFVVAEDYHQDYLKKNPNGYCHINVNQAAYPVIDASKYPKPSDEELKKTLSPEEYAVTQKNQTERAFSNRYWDKFESGIYVDVATGEPLFSSKDKFESGCGWPSFTQPISPDVVTYKEDKSYNMTRMEVRSRVGDSHLGHVFTDGPKDKGGLRYCINSLSIRFIPKDQMEEKGYAYLLDYVD; via the coding sequence ATGAATGATAAAGTAAAATTGTTTGTCTTGGCAGGGGTCATTCTCCTAGTCCTAACCGGTTTCTATTTTCTATTGATGCGAAATGCAGGGCAGACAGACAGCTCGCAAATTGAGAAAGCATCCGTTAGCCAAGGAGGAAAAACAGTGAAAAAAACTGAAGTGAGTAAGGATGCAGACTTGCACGAAATTTATCTAGCTGGGGGATGTTTCTGGGGAGTGGAGGAATACTTCTCACGCGTGCCTGGAGTAACCGATGCCGTTTCAGGCTATGCAAATGGTAGAGGGGAAACAACCAAGTACGAATTGATTAACCAAACAGGTCATGCGGAAACCGTCCATGTCACCTACGACGCTAATCAAATTTCCCTCAAGGAAATCCTGCTTCATTACTTCCGCATTATCAATCCAACCAGCAAAAATAAACAAGGAAATGATGTGGGGACCCAGTATCGTACCGGCGTTTATTACACAGATGAAAAGGATTTGGAAGTAATCAACCAAGTCTTTGATGAAGTTGCTAAGAAATACGACCAACCTCTGGCAGTTGAAAAGGAAAACTTGAAGAATTTTGTGGTGGCGGAGGATTATCACCAAGACTACCTCAAGAAAAATCCAAATGGCTACTGTCATATCAATGTCAATCAGGCTGCCTATCCCGTCATCGATGCCAGCAAATATCCTAAACCAAGCGATGAGGAATTGAAAAAGACCTTGTCACCTGAGGAGTATGCAGTTACCCAGAAAAATCAAACAGAACGAGCTTTTTCAAACCGCTACTGGGATAAATTCGAATCTGGTATCTATGTGGATGTGGCAACTGGCGAACCCCTCTTTTCATCAAAAGACAAGTTTGAGTCTGGTTGTGGCTGGCCTAGTTTCACCCAACCAATTAGTCCAGATGTTGTCACTTACAAGGAAGATAAGTCTTACAATATGACGCGCATGGAAGTGAGAAGTCGAGTTGGAGATTCTCACCTTGGCCATGTCTTTACAGATGGGCCTAAGGACAAGGGTGGCTTGCGCTACTGTATCAATAGTCTTTCTATCCGATTTATTCCCAAAGACCAAATGGAAGAAAAAGGCTATGCCTATTTACTAGATTATGTCGATTAA
- a CDS encoding response regulator transcription factor yields the protein MTYTILIVEDEYLVRQGLTKLVNVAAYDMEIIGQAENGRQAWDLIQKQVPDIILTDINMPQLNGIQLASLVRETYPQVHLVFLTGYGDFDYALSAVKLGVDDYLLKPFSRQDIEEMLGKIKQKLDKEEKEEQLQDLLTDKFEGNIAQKIQSHLADSQFSLKSLASDLGFSPTYLSSLIKKELGLPFQDYLVRERVKQAKLLLLTSDLKIYEIAEKVGFEDMNYFTQRFKQIAGVTPRQFKKGEGQ from the coding sequence ATGACCTACACAATCTTAATCGTAGAGGATGAATATCTAGTAAGACAAGGCTTGACCAAGCTGGTCAATGTAGCAGCCTACGATATGGAGATCATCGGTCAGGCTGAAAATGGAAGACAGGCTTGGGACTTGATTCAAAAGCAGGTGCCAGACATCATTTTAACCGATATCAACATGCCTCAGCTAAATGGCATCCAGTTGGCCAGTCTGGTACGAGAAACCTATCCACAAGTTCATTTGGTCTTTTTGACAGGTTACGGTGATTTTGATTATGCCTTGTCTGCTGTCAAACTAGGTGTGGATGACTACCTGCTCAAGCCCTTTTCTCGTCAGGATATTGAGGAAATGTTGGGGAAAATCAAGCAAAAACTAGACAAGGAAGAAAAGGAAGAGCAGTTACAAGATTTATTAACCGATAAGTTTGAGGGAAATATTGCTCAGAAGATCCAGTCTCATCTAGCTGACAGTCAGTTTAGTTTGAAGTCTTTGGCCAGTGACCTAGGTTTTAGTCCGACTTATTTGAGTTCCTTGATTAAGAAAGAGTTGGGCCTACCTTTTCAGGATTACCTGGTGAGAGAGCGTGTCAAACAAGCCAAGCTCTTGCTTCTGACCTCAGATTTAAAGATTTATGAGATAGCCGAAAAGGTTGGTTTTGAAGATATGAACTACTTTACCCAACGCTTTAAACAGATTGCAGGTGTGACCCCTCGTCAGTTTAAGAAGGGGGAAGGTCAATGA